The proteins below are encoded in one region of Shewanella putrefaciens:
- a CDS encoding sensor domain-containing diguanylate cyclase: protein MKTKFARNLKILRQRARSTVAKVLLIIGMFVGICIILVTLVYLQGNIFDGVRTYVRGEGLWAKAQKDAIFYLTHYSYNKDEVDYQRYLAATDVIMGDSQARQALLSVPIDEQAAKLGFIQGRNDERDTESLIWFFRHFHSTPHMQEAVKVWILADERFESVMGLAENIRYEINQFGGRPEILNQYRQQLIEANEELLRLEIAFSAILSEGARWVKQMTWLIGLGALLLFIGMVIFASRQIIHNIAKSEQLLFMSESRFNSLKNSNTIGIVSWQLDGTIQDANDHFLKMLDFDRTDLTSGLINWRSLTPPEYEARDAIALAELAQYGHCQQYEKQLISKSGALIPVMLGASFLNGSDQEGVAYFMDLSASKQAEDKLRLAATVFNASTDGIIITDPQLNIISANQAFTDITGFTQQHLQGDAARFINTGHETEDAYQAMLNLLQQGEQWQGEILKETPLGGKLALSLRINTVRNDQHLLTHFVIVITDISERKAEEEYLRHIAHHDALTNLPNRVLFHTKLEQAIVHIQRSKGIFAVLFLDLDNFKPINDQFGHDVGDRLLQQVAKRLSSAIRQIDTITRLGGDEFVILLEHLPDAESALILQEKIVHAVTKPYTISGHLIHIGASIGSAVYPEDGADAKSLINHADQAMYSMKKTNKTNLKGIG, encoded by the coding sequence ATGAAAACCAAGTTTGCGCGCAACTTAAAGATCCTACGGCAAAGGGCCCGTTCAACCGTTGCTAAGGTATTATTAATCATAGGGATGTTTGTTGGGATCTGCATCATTTTAGTCACCTTAGTATATCTTCAAGGTAATATTTTTGATGGTGTACGCACCTATGTCCGCGGTGAGGGGCTGTGGGCCAAGGCGCAAAAAGATGCCATCTTCTACCTCACACATTATTCCTACAATAAAGACGAAGTAGACTATCAACGCTACCTCGCCGCCACTGACGTTATCATGGGCGATAGTCAGGCCCGCCAGGCCTTACTCTCGGTCCCCATCGATGAACAAGCCGCAAAACTCGGGTTTATCCAAGGCCGTAATGATGAGCGGGATACCGAGTCGCTGATCTGGTTTTTCCGCCACTTCCACTCAACGCCCCATATGCAAGAAGCCGTTAAAGTGTGGATCTTAGCCGACGAACGTTTCGAGTCTGTCATGGGACTCGCTGAAAATATACGTTATGAAATCAATCAGTTTGGTGGCAGACCCGAAATCCTAAACCAGTATCGACAACAGCTGATTGAGGCCAATGAAGAGTTACTCCGCCTCGAAATCGCCTTCTCTGCGATCCTCAGTGAAGGCGCGCGCTGGGTAAAGCAAATGACATGGTTGATTGGCCTTGGCGCGCTCTTGCTATTTATCGGCATGGTTATCTTCGCCAGTCGACAGATCATCCACAATATTGCTAAATCTGAACAACTGTTGTTTATGAGTGAATCTCGTTTTAACAGCCTTAAAAACTCTAACACTATTGGCATTGTTTCATGGCAGCTAGATGGCACCATTCAGGATGCTAATGATCACTTCCTCAAGATGCTCGATTTTGACCGCACGGACTTAACCTCGGGCTTAATCAACTGGCGGTCACTCACACCGCCAGAATATGAAGCAAGAGATGCCATCGCCCTCGCCGAGTTGGCGCAATATGGCCACTGCCAACAATATGAAAAACAACTGATCAGCAAGAGCGGCGCCTTAATCCCTGTGATGCTAGGGGCCAGTTTTTTAAATGGGAGCGATCAGGAAGGCGTGGCATATTTTATGGATTTAAGTGCCAGTAAACAGGCCGAAGATAAACTCAGACTCGCAGCAACCGTATTCAATGCCAGTACCGATGGCATTATTATTACCGATCCGCAGTTAAACATTATCTCAGCTAATCAAGCTTTTACTGATATCACAGGCTTTACCCAACAACATTTGCAAGGGGATGCGGCACGCTTTATCAATACCGGACATGAAACTGAAGACGCTTATCAAGCTATGCTAAACCTGTTGCAACAGGGCGAGCAATGGCAAGGTGAAATTCTCAAGGAAACCCCATTGGGCGGCAAACTTGCACTCAGTTTACGGATAAATACAGTACGTAATGATCAGCACCTGCTTACTCATTTTGTTATCGTCATTACCGATATTTCCGAGCGTAAGGCGGAGGAAGAATACCTGCGCCATATCGCCCACCACGACGCCCTCACCAATCTGCCCAATCGCGTGCTGTTCCACACTAAGCTCGAACAAGCCATAGTGCATATCCAGAGAAGCAAAGGCATTTTTGCCGTACTGTTTTTAGACTTAGATAACTTTAAGCCGATAAATGATCAGTTTGGCCACGATGTCGGCGACCGACTGCTACAGCAAGTGGCGAAACGGCTCTCCTCTGCCATTCGGCAAATCGATACTATTACACGCCTCGGCGGTGATGAGTTTGTGATCCTCTTAGAACATTTACCCGATGCCGAAAGCGCACTGATATTACAGGAAAAAATAGTCCACGCAGTCACTAAGCCATACACAATTAGCGGCCACTTAATACATATAGGTGCCAGCATAGGCTCGGCGGTTTATCCAGAGGATGGGGCAGATGCAAAAAGCCTGATCAATCATGCCGATCAGGCCATGTATTCGATGAAAAAAACCAATAAAACGAACCTTAAGGGAATTGGTTAA
- a CDS encoding PadR family transcriptional regulator, whose protein sequence is MTSSQLVKMRLELRRGVLVLAVLGLLKQPHYGYSLRKQLQEGGIDIDEGTLYPLVRRLADQGLLDSEWRQAEGRERRYYQLSSLGAELLSQLTDEWQQLNGALAFLLEQSADTNGSDINSLDENAEEI, encoded by the coding sequence ATGACAAGTTCACAGCTAGTCAAAATGCGACTCGAGTTGCGCCGTGGGGTATTAGTGTTGGCGGTACTGGGATTATTAAAACAACCCCATTACGGTTATTCGCTCCGCAAACAGTTGCAGGAGGGCGGTATCGATATTGACGAAGGGACGCTGTATCCCTTAGTGCGCCGCCTAGCCGATCAAGGATTATTGGATAGTGAGTGGCGTCAGGCCGAAGGGCGTGAGCGTCGTTATTACCAATTGTCATCATTGGGGGCTGAGTTGCTCAGTCAACTGACCGATGAATGGCAGCAACTTAATGGCGCCTTGGCTTTTTTGCTGGAGCAAAGCGCTGACACTAATGGCTCAGATATAAACAGCCTAGACGAGAATGCAGAGGAGATTTGA
- a CDS encoding excalibur calcium-binding domain-containing protein, with protein sequence MLMDRGVLVRWNDEKGFGFIQPDKNTDQDVFIHISVLKKMARKPKVGDSILYQMEVQNDGKRKAVIASIEGVAVLAASPISHQESRPHSRERFNNKDKNHQHGSRTSAVNTIVPLLIIIAIGVFGFKKYQAFNEAPVVNEAPVLTYDEIEQSPVYQEKIPATPQFQCETGKTHCSHMRSCAEATFYINHCPNTQMDGNGDGIPCERQWCG encoded by the coding sequence ATGCTCATGGACAGAGGCGTGCTGGTACGCTGGAACGATGAAAAGGGATTTGGCTTTATTCAGCCCGATAAAAACACTGACCAAGATGTGTTTATCCATATTTCAGTGTTAAAAAAGATGGCGAGAAAACCGAAAGTGGGCGACAGCATTTTGTACCAAATGGAAGTGCAAAATGACGGTAAAAGAAAAGCCGTTATCGCCTCGATTGAAGGGGTGGCCGTCCTTGCCGCAAGCCCCATCTCACATCAAGAATCACGTCCTCACTCCCGCGAACGCTTTAATAATAAAGATAAAAACCATCAACATGGCTCACGAACATCCGCGGTTAACACTATAGTCCCGCTGCTGATTATCATAGCGATAGGCGTTTTTGGCTTTAAAAAATACCAAGCATTTAATGAGGCTCCTGTCGTAAATGAAGCACCTGTTCTCACCTATGATGAGATTGAACAGAGCCCCGTTTACCAAGAGAAGATTCCAGCCACACCTCAATTTCAGTGTGAAACGGGCAAAACCCATTGCAGCCATATGCGCTCCTGCGCCGAAGCGACCTTTTACATTAATCACTGCCCGAATACCCAAATGGATGGTAACGGCGATGGCATCCCCTGCGAGCGCCAGTGGTGCGGTTAG
- a CDS encoding thioredoxin family protein produces the protein MQTDIIEMNSPKMLESLLTEHAAVLLLFGAPDCGVCQTLKPRIAEMLAQEFPLMRMAYIDCEAQAEIAASHNVFALPVVECVFYGKIFGRFSKVFSLTDLKEAIARPYALMDAK, from the coding sequence ATGCAAACTGATATCATCGAAATGAATTCACCTAAGATGCTTGAATCCTTGTTAACCGAGCATGCTGCGGTACTGTTGTTATTTGGCGCGCCGGACTGCGGTGTGTGTCAAACGCTCAAACCGAGAATTGCTGAGATGTTAGCGCAAGAATTCCCGTTAATGCGGATGGCCTATATCGATTGTGAGGCTCAAGCAGAAATAGCGGCAAGCCACAATGTCTTTGCATTGCCTGTGGTGGAATGTGTGTTTTATGGCAAAATCTTTGGCCGGTTTTCAAAGGTATTTTCGCTAACAGATCTCAAAGAGGCGATTGCTCGCCCCTATGCATTAATGGATGCAAAATAA
- a CDS encoding NifB/NifX family molybdenum-iron cluster-binding protein codes for MIIALPISRGRLASHFTKAQQVHFYDENHQLLLSIPNPALGGNCQDKKALLDAIRAQHTSIVVVQHIGERMLGKLLDAGISVSRGDNQLSIATLLAQSKEVNLRLTQASQGRASLKHLAKGGCCGAKGSCGCGGKDKVNQTLLSLTQAPPSLTLAKPIAYSGFRLSK; via the coding sequence ATGATTATCGCCCTGCCTATTAGCCGTGGACGGCTGGCTAGCCATTTTACTAAGGCGCAGCAAGTCCATTTTTATGATGAAAATCATCAGCTTTTACTTTCTATCCCGAATCCCGCCCTTGGCGGCAATTGCCAAGATAAAAAAGCCTTGTTAGACGCCATTCGCGCCCAGCACACCAGCATTGTGGTGGTGCAACATATTGGTGAGCGTATGCTTGGCAAGTTACTCGATGCAGGGATCAGTGTGAGCCGAGGGGATAATCAATTATCGATTGCCACGCTGCTCGCCCAGAGTAAAGAGGTGAATTTGCGCTTAACCCAGGCATCGCAGGGGCGTGCATCCCTAAAACATTTAGCCAAGGGCGGATGCTGTGGTGCTAAGGGGAGTTGTGGTTGCGGCGGTAAGGATAAGGTAAACCAAACCTTGTTGAGCCTGACTCAAGCGCCACCAAGCTTAACCTTAGCTAAACCCATCGCATACAGTGGTTTTAGATTATCAAAATAG
- a CDS encoding DUF134 domain-containing protein, giving the protein MPRPKKCRQLSSCVPCSLFKPNGIPAANLSQILLAADEFEALELGDVQRLSQLEAAAQMGISRQTFGYLLASARQKVATAITQGLVLKLPTPNDKDPV; this is encoded by the coding sequence ATGCCAAGACCCAAAAAATGCCGTCAATTATCGAGTTGTGTGCCCTGTAGCCTGTTTAAACCTAATGGCATACCAGCGGCCAACTTATCCCAAATCCTTTTAGCTGCCGACGAGTTTGAAGCCTTAGAGCTTGGTGATGTGCAGCGCTTAAGTCAGCTTGAGGCCGCAGCGCAAATGGGGATCTCGCGGCAAACCTTTGGTTATCTCCTCGCCAGTGCTCGCCAAAAAGTGGCGACCGCCATTACTCAAGGGCTGGTGCTGAAATTACCGACTCCAAATGATAAGGACCCAGTATGA
- a CDS encoding ATP-binding cassette domain-containing protein, whose product MGNSATHADKAIAVKGLRYGRGNELLVVDDWQLMPRQHWAIFATDSYSGSLLGRMLAEDIQPDEGQLCGLPSRIGWVSLGLQQALLERELAKDELDYGSTVESLVLECCQDSAQLPALLQKVGLESLRLRGFRQLSTGETRRVMLARALAMLPQLLILDDPYAGLDAEHQGSLSELLSEVAAHSQLLVITSRQEELPPCISHVALFNSEMLKSGQHVHKLCAPMSIEQWHSHPVMAHLNALSASRSAELLALMERQRHNAEAFDPLVEIKNGKVEYVSGLIFKDVNWRINAGQHWQVRGPNGCGKSTLLGLILGDHPQCYSNDITLFGRPRGSGESIWQIKQRIGIVSSALHLQYRVSCSALDVLLSGFYDSIGLYHKPTKPQVDLAKEWLSILHMSEFASTGFKQLDYGQQRLLLIGRALIKQPLLLILDEPYQGLDFINRTLVMRALEMIAEHHLSQLLYVSHHREDALPAINNFVDFIQQDNGYSVEVSHRSG is encoded by the coding sequence ATGGGAAATAGTGCGACACACGCGGACAAGGCTATTGCCGTGAAGGGGTTGCGTTATGGCCGTGGCAATGAGCTGCTGGTGGTCGACGATTGGCAGTTAATGCCAAGGCAACATTGGGCTATTTTTGCGACCGATAGCTATAGCGGCTCACTCCTTGGGCGGATGTTAGCGGAGGATATCCAGCCCGATGAAGGGCAGCTCTGTGGCTTGCCATCGCGAATCGGTTGGGTGTCTCTGGGTTTACAACAGGCACTGCTTGAGCGCGAGCTAGCAAAGGATGAACTGGATTACGGTTCAACGGTCGAGTCCTTAGTGCTCGAATGCTGTCAAGATAGCGCGCAGCTGCCTGCATTATTACAAAAGGTGGGGCTTGAGTCTTTGCGGCTGCGGGGTTTTCGGCAGTTATCCACGGGTGAAACGCGTCGAGTGATGCTGGCACGTGCGCTGGCGATGTTACCGCAACTGCTGATTTTAGATGATCCTTACGCAGGGCTTGATGCCGAGCATCAAGGGAGTTTATCCGAGCTATTAAGCGAAGTCGCCGCGCATAGCCAGTTGCTTGTTATCACCTCCCGCCAAGAAGAATTACCGCCGTGTATTAGCCACGTGGCACTGTTTAATAGTGAGATGCTTAAATCTGGCCAGCATGTACATAAGCTCTGCGCACCTATGTCGATTGAGCAGTGGCATAGTCACCCTGTGATGGCACACTTAAATGCACTTTCTGCCAGCCGCAGTGCTGAGTTGTTGGCGTTAATGGAACGCCAACGCCACAATGCCGAAGCCTTTGACCCCTTAGTCGAGATTAAAAATGGCAAGGTGGAATATGTTAGCGGCTTGATTTTTAAAGATGTGAATTGGCGGATTAACGCGGGCCAACACTGGCAAGTGCGGGGGCCAAATGGTTGCGGTAAGAGTACCTTGCTCGGGTTGATTTTGGGGGATCATCCCCAATGCTACAGTAACGATATCACCCTCTTTGGTCGGCCCCGTGGCAGCGGTGAAAGTATTTGGCAGATTAAACAACGGATTGGCATAGTGTCATCGGCCTTGCATTTGCAATACCGAGTGAGTTGTTCGGCGCTCGATGTGCTGCTGTCGGGATTTTACGATTCCATTGGCCTTTACCATAAACCCACTAAACCTCAGGTCGATTTGGCGAAGGAATGGCTGTCAATTTTACATATGAGTGAGTTTGCCAGTACGGGTTTTAAGCAACTGGATTACGGCCAGCAGCGGTTATTACTGATAGGTAGGGCCTTGATTAAACAGCCCTTACTGTTGATTTTAGATGAGCCGTATCAAGGATTAGATTTTATTAATCGCACTTTAGTGATGCGGGCGCTGGAGATGATTGCCGAGCATCATTTGAGTCAGTTGCTGTATGTCTCCCACCATAGGGAAGATGCCTTGCCTGCCATTAACAACTTCGTCGATTTTATCCAGCAAGATAACGGCTATTCGGTTGAGGTGAGTCATCGCTCTGGGTGA
- a CDS encoding DUF2999 family protein has protein sequence MNPIIAILKEQNISDEKINELFQALTQNPLMAMGIIGQLGIPPEKLQHLMGLVMQNPALIKEAVLELGLDFAKVEAAKAQLQK, from the coding sequence ATGAATCCCATTATTGCCATCTTAAAAGAACAAAATATCAGCGATGAAAAAATTAACGAGCTTTTTCAAGCATTAACTCAAAATCCACTCATGGCCATGGGCATCATAGGCCAACTGGGGATCCCACCGGAAAAGCTGCAACACTTAATGGGGTTAGTCATGCAAAACCCCGCCTTAATCAAAGAAGCCGTGCTGGAACTGGGTTTAGATTTTGCCAAGGTTGAAGCGGCCAAGGCGCAACTGCAAAAATAA
- a CDS encoding HipA domain-containing protein has translation MSTAKTLTLEMYLGDLIIGELSFDSTTDTFAVHYTEKWQQSGFPLSPTIPLNGTGTSNQISMFLVNLLPENKGLDYLIESLGVSKGNTFALIRAIGLDTAGAVAFVPKGTLLPETQMRPIMAAEVIQRIEDPTMWPMEIWDGKPRLSVAGVQPKLNLFYNGEEFAFAEGALSSTHIVKFEKYRHLVLNEFMTMRLAKAIGMNVANVDIVHFGRYKALCVERFDRRYMASEQRVLRRHIVDSCQALGFSVSKKYERNFGTGRDVKDIREGVSFNRLFSLAAKCRNPVAAKQDMLQWALFNLLSGNADAHGKNYSFFMTPSGMEPTPWYDLVSVAMYEDFEQELAMAIDDEFDPNSIYAYQFAAFIDGLGLPRSLLISNLTRMTRRISQLIDEVISILPPLDEDEAVFVAHYKALLLARCERYLSMTAEVRDVEV, from the coding sequence ATGAGTACTGCCAAAACGCTCACGTTAGAGATGTACCTCGGTGATTTGATTATCGGGGAATTATCCTTTGATTCCACGACCGACACCTTTGCAGTGCATTACACCGAAAAGTGGCAGCAGAGCGGATTTCCACTATCCCCGACCATTCCCTTAAATGGCACAGGAACGAGCAATCAAATATCGATGTTCTTGGTTAACTTATTGCCAGAAAACAAAGGATTAGATTACCTAATTGAATCTCTTGGTGTCTCCAAGGGGAATACCTTTGCCTTGATCCGCGCAATTGGCTTAGATACCGCAGGTGCCGTTGCTTTTGTTCCTAAAGGGACTTTGCTGCCTGAAACACAAATGCGGCCAATTATGGCTGCAGAAGTTATTCAGCGGATTGAAGATCCCACTATGTGGCCGATGGAAATTTGGGATGGCAAACCTCGACTGTCGGTAGCGGGGGTTCAACCTAAATTAAACCTGTTTTATAACGGTGAAGAATTTGCATTTGCCGAAGGTGCGCTGTCATCTACCCATATTGTTAAATTCGAAAAATATCGTCATTTAGTGCTCAATGAATTTATGACGATGCGCTTAGCCAAGGCGATTGGAATGAATGTGGCTAATGTTGATATTGTTCATTTTGGCCGTTACAAAGCCCTCTGCGTTGAACGCTTTGACAGACGTTATATGGCAAGTGAGCAAAGGGTATTAAGAAGGCATATTGTCGATAGCTGCCAAGCCCTTGGTTTTAGTGTCAGTAAAAAATATGAACGTAACTTTGGTACGGGGCGTGATGTTAAAGATATTCGTGAAGGGGTGAGTTTTAACAGGCTCTTTAGTCTTGCAGCAAAATGCCGTAATCCAGTGGCCGCTAAACAGGATATGTTGCAATGGGCACTATTCAACTTACTGAGTGGTAATGCCGATGCGCACGGTAAAAACTACTCATTTTTTATGACGCCAAGCGGAATGGAGCCAACTCCTTGGTACGATTTGGTCAGCGTGGCTATGTATGAGGATTTTGAACAAGAGCTTGCAATGGCAATTGATGACGAATTTGATCCAAATAGCATTTATGCCTATCAATTCGCCGCATTTATCGATGGCTTAGGTTTACCAAGAAGTCTATTAATCAGTAACTTAACTAGAATGACGCGAAGGATATCGCAGCTAATAGATGAGGTGATTTCAATACTTCCGCCACTCGATGAAGATGAAGCAGTATTCGTGGCTCATTACAAAGCGCTGTTACTGGCGAGATGTGAGCGTTACCTTAGTATGACCGCCGAGGTCAGGGATGTGGAAGTGTAG
- the hipB gene encoding type II toxin-antitoxin system antitoxin HipB, with protein MALPLNQQSLGLLIKERRKSAALTQDVAAMLCGVTKKTLIRVEKGEDVYISTVFKILDGLGIDIVSAQTSDTETNGWY; from the coding sequence ATGGCATTACCGCTAAATCAACAATCCCTCGGCTTGTTAATTAAAGAACGTAGGAAAAGTGCTGCTCTTACCCAAGACGTGGCGGCTATGCTGTGTGGCGTGACCAAAAAAACCTTGATCCGTGTTGAAAAAGGTGAGGATGTTTATATCTCAACCGTATTCAAAATCCTTGATGGTCTGGGGATTGATATCGTTTCGGCTCAAACAAGCGACACCGAAACTAACGGCTGGTATTAA
- a CDS encoding NYN domain-containing protein, translating to MQNKEKIAVFIDADNAPAKKFDVVLAELAKHGLISIRKAYGNWKSPNLKPWEDILHEYAIQPIQQFDLTKGKNATDIALVIDAMDILYTKDIDIICLISSDCDFTPLVTRALADGKTVFGFGERKAPTAFVNSCSRFLYLDAEPVVIADEIEVISELTQPPPTAPDSVSKTKLVQPKTATPQKCNLKSDTKLLNMLRQAIEATEEEDGWAQLGPIGSHISNHSSFDQRNYGFKKLSDLFAAIDLFEMRKTHGSVLWVRYIKRAKKNGK from the coding sequence ATGCAGAATAAAGAAAAAATTGCGGTGTTTATTGATGCCGATAATGCGCCAGCCAAGAAGTTTGATGTGGTACTCGCTGAGCTTGCAAAACACGGATTAATCAGTATTCGAAAGGCTTATGGTAACTGGAAAAGCCCGAACCTAAAGCCATGGGAAGATATCCTGCATGAATATGCCATTCAGCCTATTCAACAATTTGATTTAACCAAAGGTAAGAATGCCACCGATATTGCTTTAGTTATTGATGCAATGGACATTCTATACACAAAAGATATCGACATTATCTGCCTGATATCCTCGGATTGCGATTTTACCCCTTTGGTAACTCGGGCCTTAGCTGACGGCAAAACCGTTTTTGGTTTCGGTGAACGTAAAGCCCCAACCGCTTTCGTCAATAGCTGCTCACGCTTCCTCTACCTCGATGCTGAACCTGTTGTTATCGCAGACGAAATAGAGGTGATATCAGAATTAACCCAGCCGCCACCAACGGCACCAGACTCAGTTAGTAAAACCAAGCTAGTTCAGCCCAAAACCGCCACACCGCAGAAATGTAATTTAAAAAGTGACACCAAACTGCTCAATATGTTGCGTCAAGCCATAGAAGCAACCGAAGAGGAAGATGGCTGGGCGCAACTTGGCCCAATAGGATCACATATCTCAAATCACAGTTCTTTTGATCAGCGAAACTACGGATTTAAAAAACTCAGCGATCTCTTTGCCGCAATCGATCTCTTTGAAATGCGTAAAACCCACGGCTCAGTGCTATGGGTAAGATATATAAAAAGAGCAAAGAAGAATGGGAAGTAG
- a CDS encoding ATP-binding protein, whose amino-acid sequence MVHDVLEDNSLVLAAEDFNIEDFESYHYFTKHDLRCISKLKAHGPVLLKGARGSGKSALMIKASLELFPHDINSNTLGIYLSLRHLELLRSKGDKYEALLCNLISKAVNSSLKNHQTYIETNICTTGSLQIELTELASILQKRIVILFDDAAHIGRETSLNEFFDMFRTLSNSVISCKASIYPGVTQFGTRFDVYNDATVIDVVRSESSLDFSEIFVEVMNKRFSKSLPDKTFINGFNRTDVATFLGKAVLGNMRAYMFSCHALITDLKGSDKVSLSNLSETLKNLAQNYYWPLIEEIEPKLGIYEPMVEPSLKLAEILFEKAGNKSERTVIILREINQRLSKLFEILEYTGFISRREASRAMKSRGRGTRYALNLCNILEYIPGSRITNDIFDKWLKSQDESIEYHKGSELYTLENPEPDVALELKILGEDINILEKSNIYPYGLTKHKIELFSKNNFSTIEQLLNATDDQLLDIEGVGVETVKRLRSTLNQAIWM is encoded by the coding sequence ATGGTGCATGATGTTTTAGAAGATAACTCATTAGTGTTAGCAGCTGAAGACTTTAATATTGAAGACTTCGAATCATATCATTACTTCACAAAGCACGATCTAAGATGTATTTCTAAGCTAAAAGCACATGGACCAGTACTTCTTAAAGGCGCAAGAGGAAGTGGAAAAAGTGCTCTAATGATTAAAGCCTCTTTAGAGCTTTTTCCTCATGATATTAATAGTAATACATTAGGTATTTATCTTAGCTTACGGCATTTAGAACTTTTAAGAAGTAAAGGTGATAAATATGAAGCCTTACTTTGTAATCTTATCTCAAAAGCAGTTAATTCCAGCTTAAAAAACCATCAGACTTATATCGAAACAAATATATGCACTACTGGTAGTTTGCAAATAGAACTAACTGAACTAGCATCTATTTTACAAAAACGAATCGTTATCTTATTTGATGATGCTGCACATATAGGTCGAGAAACATCATTGAATGAATTCTTTGATATGTTTAGAACGTTATCCAATAGTGTTATCTCTTGTAAAGCATCAATATACCCTGGGGTTACTCAGTTTGGTACAAGGTTCGACGTATATAATGATGCAACAGTAATTGATGTTGTAAGAAGTGAATCTTCCCTTGACTTCTCAGAGATTTTTGTGGAAGTGATGAATAAACGATTTAGTAAATCTCTGCCAGATAAGACATTTATTAATGGCTTCAATCGTACAGATGTAGCAACGTTTCTTGGAAAAGCTGTGCTAGGTAATATGAGAGCTTACATGTTTTCATGTCACGCATTGATAACTGATTTAAAGGGAAGCGATAAAGTTTCATTATCAAACTTGTCAGAGACATTAAAAAACTTAGCCCAAAATTATTATTGGCCATTGATTGAGGAAATAGAACCTAAGTTAGGTATTTACGAACCAATGGTAGAACCTTCACTAAAATTAGCTGAAATATTGTTTGAAAAGGCTGGAAATAAATCAGAAAGAACAGTAATAATTCTTAGAGAGATTAACCAAAGATTAAGTAAACTTTTTGAAATACTGGAATATACTGGATTCATTTCTCGACGTGAAGCTTCAAGAGCTATGAAGTCTAGAGGCCGAGGAACTAGATATGCACTAAATTTATGTAATATTCTAGAGTATATACCTGGTTCAAGAATAACTAATGATATTTTTGACAAGTGGCTTAAATCACAAGATGAATCAATCGAGTATCATAAGGGGAGTGAATTATATACGTTAGAAAATCCGGAGCCGGATGTAGCTTTAGAACTGAAAATTCTTGGAGAAGATATTAACATCTTAGAGAAATCAAATATATACCCTTACGGCCTCACAAAGCATAAAATAGAACTATTCAGTAAAAACAACTTCTCCACTATAGAACAACTGCTCAATGCAACTGATGATCAATTATTAGATATCGAAGGTGTTGGTGTCGAAACAGTTAAAAGATTGCGAAGTACACTTAATCAAGCTATTTGGATGTAA